The following coding sequences are from one Epinephelus fuscoguttatus linkage group LG5, E.fuscoguttatus.final_Chr_v1 window:
- the zgc:162608 gene encoding apolipoprotein A-IV: MHLKVVIFALSFLTTSAYPLQRNTREATWTDSKANQAHDKTELTKDVDKIYKSHIDSSDLYDTDDHSTNPVAAEMQHKLNMESERLRTRLRQELAELRDRLSPSPAHLSSTLASMRERLAPLTQQLQSSLSSNTQDLCGQLSLYLQGLETAEAQAEASPALYQEAFNWMSQTLEHSSSKVADLISDFHTKTIGVIEHLKEITASEQEAAKSELWQDISSKLGQEVSSLRGEAQNRVGALKAELAALLEAAQPGAAEVTASIERFCQNAALQSQVFQARMERLFQGLEDKLEVQGDFLLSSSSSSSSMQPGGSLQEDFSAKLSALIQDILHSV, translated from the exons ATGCATCTAAAAGTTGTGATCTTCGCCCTGTCATTCTTGACAACTTCAG CATACCCACTCCAGCGTAACACCAGGGAGGCAACCTGGACTGATTCAAAGGCCAACCAGGCTCATGACAAGACAGAGCTCACAAAAGATGTGGA TAAAATCTACAAGAGCCACATCGACAGCAGTGACCTTTATGACACAGACGATCACAGCACAAACCCTGTGGCGGCGGAGATGCAACACAAACTCAACATGGAGTCAGAGCGCCTGCGTACCCGTCTGCGCCAAGAGCTGGCCGAGCTGCGGGACAGGTTGTCTCCATCACCAGCCCACCTCAGCTCCACCTTGGCCAGCATGAGAGAGCGCTTGGCTCCCCTCACCCAGCAGCTCCAGAGCTCTCTCAGCAGCAACACGCAAGACCTGTGCGGCCAGCTGAGCCTCTATCTGCAGGGGCTGGAGACAGCAGAGGCTCAGGCAGAGGCCAGTCCTGCTCTGTACCAAGAAGCCTTCAACTGGATGAGCCAGACGCTGGAGCACAGCAGCTCCAAGGTGGCTGACCTCATCAGCGACTTCCACACTAAAACCATCGGGGTGATCGAACATCTGAAAGAGATCACTGCTAGTGAACAAGAGGCAGCCAAGTCTGAGCTCTGGCAGGACATAAGCTCTAAGTTGGGACAGGAAGTGAGCTCTCTGAGGGGGGAGGCACAGAACAGGGTAGGGGCTCTCAAAGCAGAGCTTGCTGCTCTGCTGGAAGCTGCACAGCCAGGTGCGGCAGAAGTGACGGCCAGTATAGAGCGATTTTGCCAAAATGCAGCTCTGCAAAGCCAAGTGTTTCAGGCCCGGATGGAGAGGCTGTTTCAGGGGCTGGAAGACAAACTGGAAGTCCAGGGAGACTTtcttctgtcttcttcttcctcctcctcatccatgCAGCCAGGTGGCTCTTTGCAGGAGGACTTCTCAGCTAAACTCTCTGCTCTGATCCAAGACATTCTGCACTCAGTGTAG
- the LOC125889481 gene encoding zona pellucida-like domain-containing protein 1 gives MMLHLCLPLLVVLLQPALCLYNCSSEYERTPDSSDMTIDCGTTMITLEINLCTAQWAGFNTTDLALNGEHNNTDCQGSADTSVDPPIIRYKLPVNHSLDNPCRQSLQIVDENPDPTGPFSSFSSIQSVIITGYIDTPRSDQGMISYSTDLYYHFSCRYPLEYLINNTKIVASSVSVATGTNNGTFIDTLQMKVFNDSDYTHPLEVPSTGLELRTKIYVEVRAVNLTGNFYVLLDHCFATPTPYNVSHTEKHNFFTGCNVEQRTYVTSNGVSKIAQFYFDAFRFVQHRDQAKSVIYLHCILRLCEPSKCRELLAGCNNQKRRKRSVTPFGEEGNDSATVTVGPLYTAGEDRPNAAAYSNNMASERDDVNVPGLVVGVVFGSAAAVMLVLGGWFAVKKFYWVGGLPHAFD, from the exons ATGATGCttcatctctgtctccctctgctggtggtgctcctgcagccagctctgtgtctctACAACTGCTCATCTGAATATGAGAGAACCCCAG ACAGCTCAGACATGACAATTGACTGTGGCACCACAATGATCACGTTGGAGATCAACCTGTGCACGGCTCAGTGGGCAGGCTTCAACACCACCGACCTGGCTCTCAACGGGGAACACAACAATACAGACTGCCAGGGCTCTGCTGACACCAGCGTGGACCCTCCAATCATCCGTTACAAGCTTCCTGTTAACCACAGTCTGGATAACCCCTGCCGCCAGTCTCTGCAG ATTGTGGATGAGAACCCAGACCCCACAGGTCCCTTTAGCAGCTTCTCAAGTATCCAGTCAGTCATCATCACTGGGTACATTGACACACCCAGATCTGACCAGGGGATGATCAGCTACTCCACAGACCTCTACTACCATTTCTCTTGCCGCTACCCGCTGGAGTACCTCATCAACAACACAAAGATTGTGGC CTCTTCAGTTTCCGTGGCGACCGGCACTAATAATGGAACCTTTATTGACACACTGCAAATGAAGGTTTTTAAT GACTCTGACTATACCCACCCGTTAGAGGTTCCTTCAACAGGACTTGAGCTACGAACCAAGATCTATGTGGAGGTCAGGGCTGTTAACCTCACAGGAAA TTTTTACGTACTGCTGGATCACTGCTTTGCCACTCCCACCCCTTACAATGTATCACACACTGAGAAGCACAACTTCTTCACCGG ctgtAATGTGGAACAAAGGACATATGTGACAAGTAATGGCGTTTCCAAGATTGCCCAGTTTTACTTCGACGCCTTCCGTTTTGTTCAGCACCGCGACCAGGCCAAGTCCGTCATCTATCTGCACTGCATACTGAGACTCTGTGAGCCCAGCAAATGTCGAGAGCTGCTCGCT gGCTGTAATaaccaaaaaagaagaaaaagatctGTGACTCCTTTTGGAGAGGAAGGCAATGACTCTGCCACTGTTACAGTTGGACCTCTTTACACTGCTGGAGAAG ACAGACCAAATGCTGCTGCCTACA GTAATAACATGGCATCAGAGAGGGATGACGTGAACGTGCCGGGCCTGGTGGTGGGGGTGGTGTTTGGCTCggctgctgctgtcatgttgGTTCTGGGTGGCTGGTTTGCCGTGAAGAAGTTTTACTGGGTGGGAGGATTACCTCACGCCTTTGACTGA
- the LOC125888528 gene encoding uncharacterized protein LOC125888528 — translation MLRRCRCESFRWLSAVLLSLVHGNNFSQQFQERPPCQPGFYCPLGSFTPVPCPKGTYGPIAGAVSTDSCLKCPPHHYCPRTGLSASLPCGPVAQQPLSGQEACVCPGEGQSFQTSDGQCRCTIGYQPANQGDACVHKLYDVCRDGKTRTQYGDCLDRYQWSLQCRQQVCQSAEDYRGYDGELGLCVCREPPGRAACASLCRTRPASELELHCQSSGDMELIWSYDGQVSSVSGSVLETFFKQWDSPGTSLCGSYLNSSHAVYIVQTTEAGFFGLLDGLPKEVQQLFPVTTQQDTQSSAEGDSDVLWKDVEAANISLVRREINSSRSNEEARETSLNGVLNPTTCLHLSDVLLFTVDTRHYPQYDLDNLYNTNGDFDWGAFRQLTEELTLSWTPPSFFAVVFSQPGVYVFTLSSHRHKHMYVRVMPAGGQCYEPGPFFPTIPRHVTRVGISRRRNLLLRPDWLVTGGLLFGAVVILCSCVTLLVSEHTQNTNTLQGF, via the exons ATGCTCAGGAGATGCAGATGCGAGAGTTTCAGGTGGCTGAGTGCTGTGCTCCTTTCTCTGGTTCATGGAAACAACTTCAGTCAACAGTTCCAGGAGAGGCCACCCTGTCAGCCAG GTTTCTACTGCCCTTTGGGGAGCTTTACCCCAGTGCCTTGTCCCAAAGGAACCTATGGGCCAATTGCTGGTGCTGTGTCCACTGACAGCTGTCTGAAGTGTCCTCCTCACCACTACTGTCCTAGAACAGGCCTGTCTGCCTCCCTGCCCTGCGGCCCTGTGGCTCAGCAGCCTCTGTCTGGTCAGGAGGCCTGTGTCTGTCCGGGAGAGGGACAGAGTTTCCAG ACCAGTGATGGGCAGTGCCGCTGCACCATCGGCTACCAACCTGCCAACCAGGGAGATGCATGTGTACACAAACTGTACGATGTCTGTAGAGACGGGAAAACACGCACACAGTATGGAGACTGCCTGGACAGATATCAGTGGTCACTTCAGTGCAGGCAGCAG GTGTGTCAGTCTGCAGAGGACTACAGGGGTTATGATGGAGAGCTgggtctgtgtgtttgcagagagCCTCCTGGAAGAGCTGCGTGTGCGAGCCTGTGCAGGACAAGGCCAGCCTCTGAGCTGGAACTCCACTGCCAGTCCAGTGGAGACATGGAGCTGATTTGGAGTTATGATGGTCAG GTGTCGAGCGTCTCAGGCAGCGTGCTGGAGACGTTTTTTAAACAGTGGGACTCCCCGGGGACTTCTCTGTGCGGCAGCTATCTTAACTCCTCACATGCTGTGTACATTGTTCAGACAACAG AGGCAGGTTTCTTCGGCCTCCTCGACGGCCTCCCGAAGGAAGTGCAGCAACTGTTTCCTGTCACCACACAGCAGGACACTCAGAGCTCAGCGG aaggAGATTCTGATGTTCTGTGGAAGGATGTCGAAGCTGCAAATATCAGTCTTGTAAGGAGAGAAATTAATTCCAGCAGAAGTAATGAAGAAGCGAGAGAAACAAGTCTAAATGGAGTTTTGAACCCCACAACATGTCTCCATTTGAGCGACGTTCTACTGTTCACTGTTGACACACGTCACTATCCTCAGTATGATCT TGACAACTTGTACAACACAAACGGTGATTTCGACTGGGGTGCATTCAGACAGCTCACAGAAGAGCTGACTCTGTCTTGGACTCCTCCCAGCTTCTTTGCGGTGGTGTTTAGCCAGCCTGGAGTTTATGTTTTTACACTGAGCAGCCATCGGCACAAACACATG TATGTGCGGGTGATGCCTGCAGGCGGCCAGTGTTACGAGCCTGGTCCCTTCTTCCCCACCATACCTCGTCATGTTACCAGGGTGGGAATCAGCAGGAGACGCAACCTGTTACTGAGGCCAGATTGGCTGGTGACGGGAGGGCTGCTATTTGGAGCTGTGGTCATCCTCTGTTCATGTGTTACACTGCTGGTTAGTGAACATACACAGAACACAAATACATTGCAAGGCTTTTGA